The genomic region gATTTACAGGAGGCCACCACATAATTCCTGGGAGTACAGACAATGTTATAAAAAACACAGATCAAATAAACACAATTACCTCCCTCATCGTTTTTTCCTTGGATGACAAACCTGAGTCTTGCACCATGAGAACAGCAAGGCCAACAGACTGGGGCTCCATGGAATTAGGGAGGGAAGTGAGTGGCTGGCCTGGGAGCCCAcccacagcctgtctgtgccTGACCAGTGTAGGGTGAGCTCCCCTGGAGGCTGATCCTGAGCTGAGCAAGCATGAAGGAAGTTTTGAGTTTGCCCTTTGAGTTGTCTGGTGGAAGAGCAGCGTGTTCACCTTACATGAACACAGGCAGAAACAGGCCATGGTCATATCCCAGAGGGAGGGCATCTTCTGTGGTGTGCCTTGGGATGTAGATGAAGAGGTGGGAAAAAGGAAATGGCAGTGTCTTTAAGGAAAGGAGAGTGGGCAGCCACGAGGACACAGTTCCAGTGCAGATAGGTGCCAGCAGCTTGTCCTGGCCCCCCCAAAGAGTTGGTGTGGTGTAGCCACTGCTGTGCTTGGAGCACTGACACAGAGTGGAATGAGGAGTGGCAAAGGCACTCAGGGAACGGGGCAGAGATGCCCTCCCAAGGTTAGGCTGGAAGCAAGGCAGAGGTGGAGCTGGGTGGAGATATTGATGGAGATATTATTCACCTGGATAACCTGTCTCTGTGCAGGTTATTACAATGCAGAAAGCACTTTTTCTGATGGGCTGCCACACCAGGGCATCACtgaatgggctgggacagacacCCCCAGGGCACCTTGTGGTTCATGATACAAACCTGGGAGAGTCAGAAATGGGGAGTGTTGGTGAGTTTCCATTAAATGACTGAAACCAGCAGTTTCCCACTGGAGTTGGAACAGTTCTCCCAGAGGAGAGGACAGACCCACCCTGTCTGCACTGAGTGCAGGGAGCATCCgctggctctgagccctgggatCCTCTGCAGTTCAGGCTTCCCAAAGGAGGattcccttctccttcttccatGCCCCCTCTGCTGTGGAACAGCCCAGAGCAAATGGTCCTGGCTGGCCCGAGGAAAGGCTGGTGAGGAGAGGCAGaacctgccctgcacagaccaCTCTGAGCTTGGTCtgacacagctgctgcaggaggaggagtgCAGGGGAACAACCACATCAAAGCCACTCCAGccacctctcctttcctttcaaaaatGTCACTGCAGCACCCTCCGCTTTCTGAAACAATGTTTATCTTTGTTCTTCGATTGTCTGGGACAATAAATGGTTAGAAATGAGCATATATCACCAGGAAATCTCTGCCTGCCCCTTCCCCCAAGCAGTGTCATAAAAACGTACAAATTCACATTAATAATGAAGTGCATTTCCCCGAGAAGCCACTGTGTATCTCAGGGAGAGCAGGCAAGGTGGCAGTTGCTGCAGAGTTTCCTATTAAAGAGCAGAGCAAATACTCATAAATCTGATGAGGGGCCAAAGCACATGTTAGGGCTGTCTCCCTCTTAATGGAAccttttctgaaatgaaaaaaatatatatcttgATACATTCAGGGTATTCATTAGACATGACAACCTCCTCCACTCCCCATGGCTCCCTCCCCCCCTCCTGCACGGGCTGACCCCCGGCAGAAGAGCTGagtgctgccagggagggattttggaggggaggaggaactGTTTGCTTTTAATAAAGGGATTGTGTAAATGTACTACGATGGACAAGTTCCCTCGTGGCCCCGTGTGTCTCACTGCAGCCATTCCTGGTGTGTGCCCCTCCTGGGTGATCTGCCATTCCCACagcctgtctgtctgtctgtctgtctgtctgtctgtctgtccatccaggGAATGGGAGCACACAGAGCCAAcgctgctgcccagagcaggatccCTCTGGCAGGAGACCTCTCCTGCCCGCTCACACCTTGGAGGGCTCGGCCACCTCCTTCTCCTGGGAGCTCAGGATTCTCCAGGCgggggaggcagcagggtgaggaTCAGCCCCGGGCTctctcagggctgggattttGCTGCCTGGTGTTGTGTTTGGTGCTATCCCAGCTGGACACCCAGGGGAGGGTGAGATGCCCTTGGAGAAGAACCACAGTCCCATggaagcagagctctgtgctgggggttGTGTCCCACCCCGTTCCCCCGCTGGCAGGGAGGgtcctgggctggagctgcaaaTCCTGCTTGCATTTCTGTGGAACCCAGTGAAAGGCCTGATCCCTCCTCCCAACAGACCCTGCCTGGATGCACAAACACACCCAGCTCCAAACTGAGGTGGGAAGAGACAGCAGAATGAGGCCCGAAGACTACAGCTTAATAATCATGAATTATCTGTTCATTATCCCAATAAATAGTGAAAaatctcttcctcctttcctcctcccataAAGCTGTATCTataattttcctcattttccatcTGTGCTCCATCATATTTGCACTGAGTGATCATCCTGctaaattacattatttttattgaaagGTGCTTTGGAGGGCTGGATACTGTTCAcgtcttttccttttgttattgATCTTTGTGATCCGATTGCTGAGgtgtaaaatatataaataagaCTCAGGTACCCTTTGAAATCACACCTGGTAGAAATGTTCTGCTATAGAATATGAAGGCTGTAGCATTTAATAATATCAGGCACAGCAAGGAGAAGGTAAGATTTTGATGTCCTTATGAATAGTGAATGCTGGAGGAGGCTGGCACTGTTCAAGGTCAGTTAAAATCTGCTCGAGAGTTGCTGCTTCTTTGTGAGCAGAGGAGTTCCTGCCTTGGAACTGCCACATGCAATGTGCTTGTACAGAGCCCAGGAACAATGTGGGTTGACCCAGCGGGTTGGAAGCTCAAATGCAATGTTAAATAATACTGATCTTAAGAGCAACCTGTAAAACCTTCCTGAAAAGCCAGGAAATCTGCAGGGATCCATCGGTGCTGCCGCAGCCTGATGGATCATctggcctggccctgctctcAGGGAAGCCAAGAACACATACCATTATTGGGTTCACAAGGGTGATGGCTAGATTGAAAAAATGCTATCCAAGAAAATTtttgaagatttaaaaatgttcaattaaaaaaaaaaccctggatCTACCACTTCAGGGAAACTGATACATTTCAAAGGATTAAGAGAACCGAGGCTTCACCAGGACAGGATTATTTTGAGGGAGGGCTGATGGTTTGGAGGTAGCTCCTTGCTTCAGCAGGATTTTACTTCAGCAAAAGGCCAACCTGTTTCTTTTCCTAGCTCTGTCTCCTTTCATTCAATTTTAGCGTGTTTATCCTAACAAAAATCTATTTCAAAATGGAACTTCCCCACAGACGTTTTCTTCCCATTGAGAAGCCATCATTTTCCAAAAAGATCTTggcacaaaaatcccatttgaATGGAATAATCAAGAATTCCATGGGATGAACCCTCTTTTTCTGGCTGATGACATGGGGAGCAGAACCCTTGGTCTTGCTGGTAAATTCTGCTTACAAAATTGTGGTGACACTACTGCAGGCAGGTGCATCCCAGCATGTCTGATTCTCCTGGAAGGATCTCTCAGCTTCTAATAATTGTTGCTAAGAAGAGATGAAAGTTGAAGAGCAAGCTAAATTCCCTGAAATAGAATTTTGGACCACTGGTTCACACAATTGTCCTTGACCACATAACAGCCATATTGGCTAAGATGGAACATgatcagagcagctcctgctgcttcagagggatgagaaaataaaatccagggaagaaaaaaatcttctatttTGGTATACTTAACACATACAGTTATCTACATGTCCTATATATCATTTAACAAATTGCTTTGCAATTCTTACAGGGCGTGGTATAATGACTGATTTAAAATCACTGCATTGCTTAAACTGCATTGTTCTTCATCAAGTTGAGTCATTTTTATGTGAAGTGTCAAGCTCTCTAACAAATAACTGCTGCCAGACAAATCAAGTTCCTCATCTTAAAGCTACGGCTAAATAGTTTATAGCTTTAATCTGCTCACTGAGGTGTGCAGTCTATGACAGTAATTATAAATGCAAGGAGAAATTATAGCTGAATGCTTTAACTGCATTAGGAGCCATTTGATGAACAATCATGATTGCCTGCTCATTTTCAACAATAGAGGGCAAGTTAGTGTCAGTGCATTAGAGGATTTtcagttctgctctgctctttcttCCATTTACCACAGAATGTCAGTTGTCTCCtataaagtagaaaaaaaagcGCTGCAGAAGCTTTAAACTTGATggttaaaaaaagacaaaggaggaaacagagagaaaaactgtttatcattatgactttttttttttttgttttttgttttgcagcagCCTTACTTTCAAATTAGTTCATCTCAGGTAGCTGCCTGTTCGCTTATCGGGgtcttttgaaacagaaatctCCCCAGTCAGGTTGGGTAATTTGACTTTATGGAGATTTATTTCTATCAAAAGTTGTAGCCAAGGCCACAGAGAGCCTCAGTTAGTGACCAGATCCAAGCCAATCCCACCTGGCTCTCAAGTGAGAAATGCAATTCTGCCCTGCCTTTTTCCTCAGAACAACATAAAAATTCTAATTCAGTTGAAGAAATGAACAAATGTTCTTTAAGGTACAAGTCAACATGCAAATTACTTCTAATTAAAGCCATGTTTCCTAATGTTCATGGGTTTTCTTTGAAGAAtagcaataaaaacaaatttgaaGTGGGTTAAATGAAAGAGAATAGAGATGTCTGATTGTTGTATATTACACATAATCTTACTTTATATTACTAAACCCATATCACTTAGAAGAATTCAGGAAAACACCAAAGATGACTATAAAAGAGATATATATATCTTTTTACATTTTAGAAGAATTTATAGCAAATTTCTTATAAACAGCCTCACAGAggtcttaaaaataaatccatacCCATAACACATTTTTCTACAGTACTAACCCAGAttattcatttatatttttaatgataGCTAACATTTGACAATATAACCTCTACTAGTAAATGCCACTGAAATATAAAGTACTTTATGTATCTCTATACTTCAAGGATTCTTTCCactgttttatttccatttatttcaatCTATAGTCTCTATTTTTATGCCTATTTCACTGCAATATTGCCTGCAAGAAGGAAACATAAATGCATGTGTGTGTTTTAAGGATCTCAGCTTTATATTCCTCCTTTCTAAATaccctgctcccctctgttATTATTCAAATGTATACTGGATCTTAAAAATAACATGGTAAGAGTAAGTAAACTCTGAAAATCCCTGTTATTTGATTTAGTCTCCTTGCAGATTTCTGAAGAATCCATATGAATAAACTCAGGCCTCCCCACTCCCAACCTCGTCAGAACTTCAGGGAGGCTTTCGGCTCCGAAACTGTAATAAAATCTTTACAATGCCATCCCAAATACCCCATCATTTCAGACAATTTGTGCTATCATGCATACCAACTGAAATTATAGCTCCAGATAACAGTGCTATCACTCTGTCATtgcaatttaaatatattttttcaaaggTAAGATACAACCTGCATCTTGATATAAATTAGAAATGGATGAGTATTACGAGGACAGCAATTTCTCGGCATCCAGAGGCAGGAAGGACAGTCCCTTATTTATGTAGTTACACATCACCTGAATAATATGTCTCCGTGCAGGTTATTACAATGCagaaaccactttttttttttccccttgaagattttttttctccccttttgtATTTGTTCCTCCAATCCTCAGCAACAGTAACGTGTTTACAAAGGTGGGTGTTTGGTTTGCCTCTGAGTAATAACACGGTGCTTTCAAGACCAAATCTGAAACATTTGTCACACATTAAGCCATGAATGTGCCAAAATAACTGTTGTATTAATATATCTGGCAGATAGCTTTTGTTTGATAGTCCCCAAATTATTGGTTTGCTCTGATATCTCTTGTGTGAAAACTATGAATGGCAGAGTCTTAATAATCATTAAGTGGTGGGGAAGGAAACAAAGTATGGGATGTTTATCCCTACCCAGTCTCTCGGGAGTGTTGATTTGGAGTGGCCAGGTAAGCCAGCAACACTCTAACATTGGGTTAAAGTGCCCAAACAGATACTTTAGGGTATTAGCCCTATTTAGAAAACAAACTCCTTAGAAGTGAGATGGAATTTTGCTGGCTAAAATATGCAGGAAGCATAAATCTCCTCCTATGCAGAGAGCACGTACAAGATGTATGCAAAACTTAAATCTTACTGCACTTGAACGCTGACATTATACTCCATGGCAATAGCTTACAGTACCAGCCCAAAGTAACCCCTTGATCAGTGGTTTAAATTATTCAAAAGTAGCATTTTTAATGGAGCTTAAGTGACACAGAGCCTTCATGCTGTCTTTGGCAGCAGAAAGTGTTTCCTAGAACATGAATATTTGCAGCAAACAAATGGGAAACCTTCCCCCGAATGGGGACTGAGCCCCGTCCTCTCAAGCAGCCAGAGGATGGCCACAAAGCCAGGTGGCATCAGTGACAACTCTCAGCACGTCTTTAGTTGTCACCATCTGACAAATTCATTTTCTGAATGTTATTCCAGTAATGAACACCTTGGAGAAAACCTGGATCTGCACGTGGTTGTTCTGTGAACACAAGCAGAGCCTGAGTCTGCTGGAGGAATTGCTGGGAACAACTAAACAGAGCcctcctggaaaaaaatctggttaGAACAAAAAACTTCTATTTGGACTTTTAGTTGATGTTCTGCATATTTATTTCAATCAAGAATATTCAAGTTTGTGAAtcaagtaaaattaaaaatgcaaaaatggtGTGGCATCTGAATATTACATTACATGTTATAAACATTGGTTGTGGCAACTGGTGTATCTTGCAGCAAAAAAATAGCAACACTAACGCAGCAGTATCCTACTAACAGGTCTTGGAAATATTAAGCTTGTAAAAAATCTCAATTAAGCAGTAACTCCCCCAGGTTATACGAGAACTTGCACTGAAGTCAGTGATGTTTATGGATTGACTTCCACCAACACGAAGCAAAATATAATCAAACATcttaaagattaaaaaaggaATGATGGAGAGAGAGGTTAAAATGATGTGACAAAAAAGGCTACTCACAGTAGCAAGTGTTTAAGTAAgtgtaaaatattaaaatattttacaaaactGAACATCCAAATATCAACAGAAGAATAACTGAACTTCTAGATAGGAACTTTTCAGAGCTATTTGTAGATTCTCAAGGCTGTGTTTGAGATTATGAGAAACTCAGAATAATTGAGATTTTGCTAATTTGacttttgaattttcttctttttccccatcCAAATCAGATTTATTGGTGTGCCAGCACTGAGTGAGGTAATAACCTTTGGGTTTCAGTGCTCtttatctgctttttttccattctcACTGCAAAGAGCAGCACTTAGTTCTTGCATTCCACACTGAAGTGAAGTGGATGTGAAATGATTTATTCTTaggaacaaaagagaaatgGGCAAACAGCTATTTTGCAAATAAcgagcagcagcatttctctcTAGGGCAGCGTGGGTTTGCATTGACCAAGCTCTCTTCCTGAAAACGTTATAAAATGGATGTGTACATGCGAGGGAGGAGCGGCGCAGCATACACGATGCATTTTATACTGTTTTCCTACTTTTACCAAAGCACGGGGCCTGACGGAGCCTCctggaaatgctgaaatgaaaaCTCACTATAGAGCATGCATACCTTAAGAGTTATTCTTCATCCACTTCTGCTACAAATTGTGAATGGTGTTCTGGTGACTTGCTGTGTGTTTTGCTTAGATGAAGTTTTACTGCATGTTTGCTCGCAAATGTCCGACAGCACAACTTACATTTGAACTTAGAGTCTGTGTCCTCTTCTccagctattgtttcaggagATCTTTGAACTGAAACTCTGGAGATTTCTTGCTCTACCTTGGtttgctgctccacagccagcCTGTTCATGTCTTTCATTTGGAAACCTAGGTGGGATTCTAAGTGGCTAATGTAAGTAGAGGGGGTTCGGAACTGAGATGCACAGTCGCTGCAATAAAAGACTGGATGTCCTTTGTCCatgtttttcaaaaactttGTTCCTCCGGTTTTCCTAAGTTGATACTTGACATTTGCCAACCAGTGGCTGATGGTGGTCATCGACAGTCCAGTGAATTTGGAAATCTGCATGCGCTCTTGCGGGCCTAGATCTGATAATAAATATTTACCTTCAGATGTCTGGAAGAGGCTGGAAGCAAACTGAGCTTGCAAAATGAGCAGATGCTGAGGGTTCCAGTTTGACTGCCTGCCCTTCCTTTTATGCAGAGTGGAGACTTCCGTGGAGACGTCCTCGAAGCGTCGGACATCTATTTCCAACTTCATGGACGGGATCCTTGAGGATGCAGCAGGTTTTGGTGTGGTAGCTTTGGGAAGAACTTTGACCATGTCGGCGATGTCAGACAGAGCGTGCTTTTGAGGTGGAGAAGTACAAGATTGTGCTTGAGCTGACTCAGCTTTCTTGCCTTTGGATTTGGTCAGGTCAATAGGCTGATCATTGTTTTCAAACAAATAGTGCCTGGATACGCCTGCAGGCTTTGGTGGGGTTGGAGCAGGAGATAAAACTGGCTTCTCCATCATGTTTAGATTGGGTTTGTGGAACATGGAAATTGTGctagagctggggctgcagttGGATTGAGGCTGTAAGGGCTCAGTGGCTTTGCCCAGGTGATTGTTCAGGACGGACTGCAGTGCGCTCAGGGGGTTCACACAGGGCAGCTCCGAGGAATGGTTGGCAGCAGCACAACCATTACTGAGAGAAGCTGCTGGTGGCTCCTTGAGGActggcttttcttttccactgtcCTCTTTAATTTTGTCTTCTTCTTTCAAGGGACACGGTTCTGTCTTTTTTGGCTCCACAGAGGCTTCAGTTTTGAGGAGAGGTTCCCTCTCACTCTGGCTGAGTGAGGCTGGCTCAGCCTGGACACTCTCCTTAGCAAAGTCCTTATGTACCTCCTCCTTGTCCTCAGCCTCCTTCTTCACTTGAGTGCACTGGCTCACGTTTGCTGAGATAGGGACCAGAGGCATCACCTTCCACTTGGGCGCTATTGGCCTCAATTTATTGGTCATGGTGGGCCTGATTTGGAGCACCTGGGATCCCACAGGCAAGGATGGCTTGGCTCCCTCGGAGAGCTGGTAAGCTGCGTGGATGCTGGGGTATGCACTCCAGCTGGGAGCTCCGTTCTGAGCTTTATTGATGGCTGTCGTGACAGTGTTCTCCAAGGACTTTAAAATGTCCCCACCACCCTTTGAACCATCTTCTAAATCTTCTTCTCGGAGGTACTGGTATTTCATTGTGGGATCCAGGGGTTTCTGAAGAGTGTCTTCGTACTCTTCAGTTTTCATTGCTTTCTCATCTTTGTTTGCATCATCAGCTTTatcttttttactttcttttttaagttCAGAGGCAGGACCTATGCATTCTGCAGATGATTTACTGGTTGATTTTGAAACGGGGCTGTCACTGGCTGGTGCTTCAGACAGCGATTGCATTTTTTCCACAGCTAAAGGATCCAGAACAagttgctttcctttctttgaaGCTGAACTTGTGACTTTCAAGAAATGGCCAGTGACCATCATGTGGGTTGTGAGCTGCTGCAAGGTATCGTGGGAGCTTCCACATTCCATACACTTCAAAATCTGGGATTTGCAGGCCTCGAACTGCCAGGTGTAGCTGGCCCCGTTCTGGTACCCGTAGCGGTTGTTGGAGGAGAGCTGCAGGTTCGCGTTCTTCTGGGGAGAGAAGGTGTCTGAGAAAGACCCTGTCGTGGAGTCAGGGGAACAAGGCCTGTTCACATCAAACACACGTTTCTTGGCTGGAGTGACCATTTTTGAAGAAATGGTTGGTACCGGCTCCTTCAAAGGCACTTTTTGgtaatgttttgtttttatcatATGAACACTCAGATCTTGAAGGGAATCAAAAGAGTCACCACAGAACATACACTTCAGAACTTTTTGTGCATCTTCCTTGTCCATGTCCTGGAACGCCCTTTTCCGGGGCTTGGAGTAGCTGGTAGGTCTGTGCTTGTCCTTTTTGTGGTTGTCATCCTGGTAGTGGCCCGTCTCGTTCATGTGCACCGTGAGCTCTACCAAGGTGTCGTAGGCAGCGCTGCACTGCCGGCAGCGGAACCGGCTGGCGCCCGTGAACACAGTCCCGCAcattttgctgctctgcctgtagAGCTGCACCGAGCTGAACAGGTTGGGCTTGGAGACAGGCCTGGAAGGTAAATTCTGCTGCAAGCTTTTGGACAGCGCGTCTTGGTGCCAATCGAAATCAGCTTTGTTCCCTCCGTTCCTGTTGTCGCAACTCCTCTTTTCAGAGTTGGACAACTTGAAACCCAGCCCCAAGCCTGTCCAGTAAGAGTCCGACAGGATGTTGGCATAGACTGCTGTCATTTTATCCATGCAATCGTGTGCTTCGCTCTGGGCT from Haemorhous mexicanus isolate bHaeMex1 chromosome 18, bHaeMex1.pri, whole genome shotgun sequence harbors:
- the TSHZ2 gene encoding teashirt homolog 2 isoform X1, whose amino-acid sequence is MAEPTGEWKSSGSTWTGYVQEEDLKEEEDIKEEEEDDDDNNSTAQLQSSNDTGTDEEHEVGPEQKGNFSFQNSPVSHISNQDVENESLLSDSSDHVADIKSICSREPQDPKSSTHPKAQSEAHDCMDKMTAVYANILSDSYWTGLGLGFKLSNSEKRSCDNRNGGNKADFDWHQDALSKSLQQNLPSRPVSKPNLFSSVQLYRQSSKMCGTVFTGASRFRCRQCSAAYDTLVELTVHMNETGHYQDDNHKKDKHRPTSYSKPRKRAFQDMDKEDAQKVLKCMFCGDSFDSLQDLSVHMIKTKHYQKVPLKEPVPTISSKMVTPAKKRVFDVNRPCSPDSTTGSFSDTFSPQKNANLQLSSNNRYGYQNGASYTWQFEACKSQILKCMECGSSHDTLQQLTTHMMVTGHFLKVTSSASKKGKQLVLDPLAVEKMQSLSEAPASDSPVSKSTSKSSAECIGPASELKKESKKDKADDANKDEKAMKTEEYEDTLQKPLDPTMKYQYLREEDLEDGSKGGGDILKSLENTVTTAINKAQNGAPSWSAYPSIHAAYQLSEGAKPSLPVGSQVLQIRPTMTNKLRPIAPKWKVMPLVPISANVSQCTQVKKEAEDKEEVHKDFAKESVQAEPASLSQSEREPLLKTEASVEPKKTEPCPLKEEDKIKEDSGKEKPVLKEPPAASLSNGCAAANHSSELPCVNPLSALQSVLNNHLGKATEPLQPQSNCSPSSSTISMFHKPNLNMMEKPVLSPAPTPPKPAGVSRHYLFENNDQPIDLTKSKGKKAESAQAQSCTSPPQKHALSDIADMVKVLPKATTPKPAASSRIPSMKLEIDVRRFEDVSTEVSTLHKRKGRQSNWNPQHLLILQAQFASSLFQTSEGKYLLSDLGPQERMQISKFTGLSMTTISHWLANVKYQLRKTGGTKFLKNMDKGHPVFYCSDCASQFRTPSTYISHLESHLGFQMKDMNRLAVEQQTKVEQEISRVSVQRSPETIAGEEDTDSKFKCKLCCRTFASKHAVKLHLSKTHSKSPEHHSQFVAEVDEE
- the TSHZ2 gene encoding teashirt homolog 2 isoform X2; its protein translation is MPRRKQQAPKRAAGYVQEEDLKEEEDIKEEEEDDDDNNSTAQLQSSNDTGTDEEHEVGPEQKGNFSFQNSPVSHISNQDVENESLLSDSSDHVADIKSICSREPQDPKSSTHPKAQSEAHDCMDKMTAVYANILSDSYWTGLGLGFKLSNSEKRSCDNRNGGNKADFDWHQDALSKSLQQNLPSRPVSKPNLFSSVQLYRQSSKMCGTVFTGASRFRCRQCSAAYDTLVELTVHMNETGHYQDDNHKKDKHRPTSYSKPRKRAFQDMDKEDAQKVLKCMFCGDSFDSLQDLSVHMIKTKHYQKVPLKEPVPTISSKMVTPAKKRVFDVNRPCSPDSTTGSFSDTFSPQKNANLQLSSNNRYGYQNGASYTWQFEACKSQILKCMECGSSHDTLQQLTTHMMVTGHFLKVTSSASKKGKQLVLDPLAVEKMQSLSEAPASDSPVSKSTSKSSAECIGPASELKKESKKDKADDANKDEKAMKTEEYEDTLQKPLDPTMKYQYLREEDLEDGSKGGGDILKSLENTVTTAINKAQNGAPSWSAYPSIHAAYQLSEGAKPSLPVGSQVLQIRPTMTNKLRPIAPKWKVMPLVPISANVSQCTQVKKEAEDKEEVHKDFAKESVQAEPASLSQSEREPLLKTEASVEPKKTEPCPLKEEDKIKEDSGKEKPVLKEPPAASLSNGCAAANHSSELPCVNPLSALQSVLNNHLGKATEPLQPQSNCSPSSSTISMFHKPNLNMMEKPVLSPAPTPPKPAGVSRHYLFENNDQPIDLTKSKGKKAESAQAQSCTSPPQKHALSDIADMVKVLPKATTPKPAASSRIPSMKLEIDVRRFEDVSTEVSTLHKRKGRQSNWNPQHLLILQAQFASSLFQTSEGKYLLSDLGPQERMQISKFTGLSMTTISHWLANVKYQLRKTGGTKFLKNMDKGHPVFYCSDCASQFRTPSTYISHLESHLGFQMKDMNRLAVEQQTKVEQEISRVSVQRSPETIAGEEDTDSKFKCKLCCRTFASKHAVKLHLSKTHSKSPEHHSQFVAEVDEE